In Chryseobacterium turcicum, a single window of DNA contains:
- a CDS encoding alpha/beta fold hydrolase, which translates to MLNFEKKGNGKETLVLLHGFMENISIWSDLEKKLSADFTLLKIDLPGHGKSDILAEVHTMEMMAEEVKKVLDDQNLKNVHLLGHSMGGYVSLAFAEQFSEYLKSLTLFFSTYFPDDEEKKEQRKKSYRVIKDAFAHYARVGIPNLFNPNERDVLEGKIETALEVALSTNNLGALACVKGMVERTDKKHILENLECKILVLAGKHDNAVKTENTIKNLPDRTNIKSYVLDCGHNGHWEKPSICAEIINTELLHHLPKKLVL; encoded by the coding sequence ATGCTCAATTTTGAAAAAAAAGGAAACGGAAAAGAAACATTAGTTCTACTTCATGGTTTTATGGAAAACATTTCAATCTGGAGCGATTTGGAGAAAAAACTTTCCGCAGATTTTACTTTACTGAAAATAGATCTTCCGGGACATGGGAAATCGGATATTTTAGCTGAAGTTCATACCATGGAAATGATGGCTGAAGAAGTAAAAAAAGTTTTAGATGATCAAAATTTAAAAAATGTCCATTTGCTTGGTCACTCAATGGGTGGCTATGTTTCTTTGGCGTTTGCCGAGCAATTTTCGGAGTATTTAAAGAGTCTTACTTTATTTTTCTCTACCTACTTTCCGGATGATGAAGAGAAAAAAGAGCAGCGTAAAAAAAGCTACCGAGTGATAAAAGATGCTTTTGCACATTATGCAAGAGTAGGAATTCCGAATTTATTTAATCCTAACGAAAGAGACGTTCTGGAAGGAAAAATAGAGACCGCTTTGGAAGTTGCCCTTTCAACGAATAATCTTGGAGCTTTGGCTTGTGTAAAAGGAATGGTGGAAAGAACCGATAAAAAACATATTTTAGAAAACTTGGAATGTAAAATTCTAGTTCTTGCCGGAAAACATGACAATGCCGTAAAAACAGAAAACACCATTAAAAACCTTCCAGACCGCACCAATATTAAATCATACGTACTTGACTGTGGACACAACGGACATTGGGAAAAACCTTCTATCTGTGCCGAAATTATCAATACTGAACTTCTGCATCATTTACCAAAAAAATTGGTTCTTTAA
- a CDS encoding DUF1648 domain-containing protein → MESVIFFVFDVLTLVLILFLWIYTVRVFKKLPEKIPTHFDFEGKPDSFSGKRFIYFLPILSLIFYIAFYFITRNPESGNFPVEITTANGETQFFIMIFLMKWLLFLIVLLFLNLHDYTIRYSFNADSKARVHILLFIPFIFISVMVAIVTAYIYE, encoded by the coding sequence ATGGAAAGCGTTATTTTTTTTGTTTTTGATGTGCTGACTTTGGTGTTAATCCTTTTTTTATGGATTTATACTGTAAGAGTATTTAAAAAACTTCCGGAAAAAATCCCTACCCATTTTGATTTTGAAGGGAAACCGGATTCTTTTAGCGGAAAAAGATTTATTTATTTTCTGCCTATTTTATCATTGATATTTTACATAGCTTTCTATTTTATTACCAGAAATCCCGAGTCTGGAAATTTTCCAGTTGAGATTACCACGGCAAACGGTGAAACTCAATTTTTCATCATGATTTTTTTGATGAAATGGCTTCTGTTTCTCATTGTACTTCTGTTTTTAAACCTTCATGATTATACGATAAGATATAGTTTTAATGCTGATTCAAAAGCGAGAGTTCATATCTTATTATTTATTCCCTTTATTTTTATAAGTGTAATGGTTGCGATTGTCACAGCTTATATTTATGAATAA
- a CDS encoding O-methyltransferase, producing MSFFEEKNPEMDRYLENHASSEPENLKKLRRETFQKTTQPHMISGYQQGRLLTIVSKMLNPKNVLEIGTFTGYATLCLAEGLSSDGKITTLDVNEDLAYLPKKYFSESKFSTQINFQIQDAKEFLRNTDEVFDLIFIDADKENYAEYFRLIKPRTKSGSVILFDNVLWYGKVLEENPKQKSTQVIKELNDLVAKDEDFENLILPLRDGVNFLRRK from the coding sequence ATGAGTTTTTTTGAAGAAAAAAATCCTGAAATGGATCGATATTTGGAAAATCACGCTTCTTCTGAGCCTGAAAATCTTAAAAAATTAAGAAGAGAAACTTTTCAGAAAACCACTCAGCCGCATATGATTTCCGGTTATCAGCAGGGAAGGCTTTTAACGATTGTTTCTAAAATGCTAAATCCTAAAAATGTTTTAGAAATAGGTACTTTTACAGGATATGCTACGCTTTGTTTGGCAGAAGGCCTTTCTTCTGATGGGAAAATAACGACCCTTGATGTTAATGAAGATTTGGCTTACCTTCCCAAAAAATATTTCTCTGAAAGTAAATTTTCAACACAAATTAATTTTCAAATTCAGGATGCAAAAGAGTTTCTGCGAAATACCGATGAGGTTTTTGATTTGATTTTTATTGATGCTGATAAAGAAAATTATGCAGAATATTTTAGATTAATTAAACCAAGAACAAAATCGGGTTCTGTTATCCTATTTGATAATGTACTTTGGTATGGTAAAGTTTTAGAAGAAAACCCTAAGCAAAAATCTACGCAGGTCATTAAAGAGCTTAATGATTTGGTGGCAAAAGATGAAGATTTTGAAAATCTTATTTTACCTTTGCGTGACGGAGTAAATTTCCTCAGAAGGAAATAA
- a CDS encoding C40 family peptidase: MNKGICTVTVAPVRAENSDKAEIVTEILYGESADILEVNKNWTKIKMHYDGYEGWMDTKQIKPVTEEYLSNRKVNLITEDFSSVMTLEGKTLLSMGSEVEFPAVASRRSHDTRESIALTAKEFLNIPYLWGGKSFFAVDCSGFVQLVYKIHNVKMPRDTYQQAEVGETLSFVEESQPGDLAFFENSEGKIIHVGIMLENQKIIHASGKVRIDTLDSSGIFNKEMNKHTHKLRVIKSVL, translated from the coding sequence ATGAATAAAGGAATTTGTACAGTAACTGTCGCGCCTGTTCGTGCTGAAAATTCAGATAAAGCAGAAATCGTTACCGAAATTTTGTATGGTGAGAGTGCTGATATTTTGGAAGTAAATAAAAACTGGACGAAAATAAAAATGCACTACGACGGTTATGAAGGCTGGATGGACACCAAGCAAATTAAACCCGTCACTGAAGAATATCTTAGTAATAGAAAAGTAAATTTAATTACCGAAGATTTTTCGTCGGTAATGACTCTGGAGGGAAAAACGCTTTTGTCAATGGGTTCTGAAGTAGAGTTTCCGGCGGTTGCATCGAGAAGAAGCCACGATACTCGTGAAAGTATTGCTTTGACGGCAAAAGAATTTCTCAACATCCCTTATTTATGGGGTGGGAAAAGTTTTTTTGCAGTCGACTGCTCTGGTTTTGTACAATTAGTTTATAAAATTCACAATGTAAAAATGCCCAGAGATACTTATCAGCAGGCAGAAGTGGGGGAGACTTTGAGTTTTGTAGAAGAAAGCCAGCCAGGAGATTTAGCCTTTTTTGAAAATTCCGAAGGCAAAATTATCCATGTCGGAATTATGCTAGAAAACCAAAAAATAATTCACGCTTCCGGAAAAGTGAGAATAGATACGCTCGATTCTAGTGGTATTTTTAATAAAGAGATGAATAAACATACGCACAAACTAAGGGTGATTAAAAGCGTTCTATAA
- the tilS gene encoding tRNA lysidine(34) synthetase TilS yields MITRFAFKKQLQNLAQSSDKSTYLLAISGGADSMVLAYLFNELRDLGYEFQIAHINYQLRGKDSVSDQKVVEDFCKKNHIKFHLYEVSEIDNKPENSIQLWAREIRYQFFRKIQEQENLDFLVTAHHLNDQLETFIINLSKASGINGLSGIPANENNILRPLLNFSKEEIYHFAEENKIEFREDLSNKKSDYLRNKIRNEIVPKLSETNENFLENFAKSISYLNQTKDFVQKQIQEIETKLLISDKEYKILSKEKLALESDFVKFEIFKKHGFTQPEENEKIFLAETGSSFYSKEFKLTINRKELIFSNLNSKNTIYKEIILTNGLDLNQNRLNIDISKHINAPKDFIWQFDAEKLIFPLKLRTKKEGDIFYPVKFAGKKKVSKFFKDEKISVLEKEKIWILCDGEDQVLGIIPYRQDRRFQANNDTPKKVIVQWIEELPIL; encoded by the coding sequence ATGATTACACGATTCGCTTTCAAAAAACAGCTTCAAAATCTTGCTCAGTCGTCAGACAAATCCACCTATCTTTTGGCCATAAGCGGAGGTGCAGATTCTATGGTTTTAGCGTATCTTTTTAATGAGTTACGAGATTTGGGTTACGAGTTTCAGATTGCTCATATTAATTATCAACTTCGAGGTAAAGATTCTGTTTCCGATCAAAAAGTAGTGGAAGATTTCTGTAAAAAGAACCATATTAAATTTCATTTATATGAAGTTTCGGAGATTGATAACAAGCCTGAAAATTCTATTCAGCTTTGGGCGAGAGAAATTCGTTATCAGTTTTTCAGAAAAATTCAGGAGCAAGAGAATTTAGATTTCTTGGTAACAGCTCATCACTTAAATGACCAGCTGGAAACCTTTATCATTAATTTATCAAAAGCTTCGGGCATCAATGGTTTAAGCGGAATTCCTGCCAATGAAAATAATATCCTCAGACCACTATTAAATTTTTCAAAAGAAGAGATTTACCATTTTGCAGAAGAAAATAAGATTGAATTTCGTGAAGACCTTTCCAACAAAAAAAGTGATTATCTAAGAAATAAAATACGAAACGAAATTGTTCCTAAATTATCTGAAACCAATGAAAACTTTCTGGAAAATTTTGCTAAAAGTATTTCCTATTTAAATCAAACAAAAGATTTTGTACAAAAACAAATTCAGGAGATTGAAACAAAGCTTTTAATTAGCGATAAAGAATATAAAATTTTATCGAAAGAAAAACTTGCTTTGGAAAGTGATTTTGTAAAGTTTGAGATTTTTAAAAAACATGGATTTACACAGCCTGAAGAAAATGAAAAAATCTTCTTGGCAGAAACGGGAAGTTCATTTTATTCGAAAGAATTCAAATTAACGATCAATAGAAAAGAATTGATTTTCAGTAATTTAAATTCAAAAAACACAATTTATAAAGAAATCATTTTAACTAATGGTCTTGATTTGAATCAAAACAGATTAAACATTGATATTTCTAAGCACATCAATGCGCCAAAAGATTTCATCTGGCAATTTGATGCTGAAAAACTTATTTTCCCACTGAAATTAAGAACAAAAAAAGAGGGTGACATTTTTTATCCTGTAAAATTTGCAGGAAAAAAGAAAGTATCCAAATTTTTTAAAGACGAAAAAATCTCTGTTTTAGAAAAAGAAAAAATCTGGATTTTGTGCGACGGTGAAGATCAGGTTTTAGGAATAATTCCTTACCGACAAGACCGCAGATTTCAGGCAAACAACGATACACCCAAAAAAGTAATTGTACAATGGATAGAAGAACTGCCAATTCTTTAG
- a CDS encoding redoxin domain-containing protein: MFKTIIYSIFLFIGISVSAQEAKGINFQNVNLEEAKKIAQKENKLIFIDLFTTWCGPCKLMKKNTFPDEKLGEFFNEHFVNLAIDAENNKEGIELVKKFRITNYPSFLFLDGKGKLVQYDFGYYNAQQFLQVGNAVLQKSMTSKKPKSAMKAIDQVKGKMVGDKIKNFTAKDQFGESFSLNNQKQKIILVFIRGQWCPYCNQYVKDLQDLSPELQNKNAKLVIISPEKPEFIEKTIEKTNTKYTVLYDEGYKIAEAFDVLYTPDQKTLEFYNSKLKDDFANSRSDQSGRLPVSATFILNENKEITWRHFDPDYKVRASTVDILSQL; the protein is encoded by the coding sequence ATGTTCAAAACAATTATATACAGTATTTTCCTGTTCATAGGGATTTCTGTAAGTGCGCAAGAAGCAAAAGGCATCAATTTTCAAAATGTAAACTTGGAAGAAGCAAAAAAGATTGCCCAAAAAGAAAACAAACTCATCTTTATCGATTTATTTACCACCTGGTGTGGCCCATGTAAACTGATGAAGAAGAATACATTTCCCGATGAGAAACTGGGAGAATTTTTTAATGAACATTTTGTAAATCTCGCAATAGATGCTGAAAATAATAAAGAAGGCATTGAATTGGTGAAGAAATTCAGAATCACAAATTACCCTTCATTTCTGTTTTTGGATGGCAAAGGTAAACTTGTACAATATGATTTTGGATATTATAATGCCCAGCAATTTTTACAGGTAGGAAATGCGGTACTTCAAAAAAGCATGACCAGCAAAAAACCTAAGAGCGCAATGAAAGCTATCGATCAGGTAAAAGGGAAAATGGTGGGAGACAAAATAAAAAACTTCACTGCAAAAGATCAGTTTGGTGAATCATTTTCTTTGAATAATCAAAAACAAAAAATCATTCTGGTATTTATCCGCGGACAATGGTGCCCTTACTGTAATCAATATGTGAAAGATTTACAAGACCTTTCTCCTGAATTACAAAACAAAAATGCAAAGCTGGTGATTATCTCCCCAGAGAAACCCGAGTTTATTGAAAAAACGATCGAGAAAACCAATACAAAATATACCGTTTTATATGATGAAGGGTACAAAATAGCCGAAGCATTTGATGTTTTATACACTCCTGATCAAAAAACTTTGGAGTTTTACAACTCAAAATTAAAGGATGATTTTGCCAACAGTAGATCAGACCAATCTGGAAGGCTTCCAGTTTCTGCGACTTTCATTCTCAATGAAAACAAAGAAATTACCTGGAGACACTTTGATCCAGATTATAAAGTAAGAGCATCTACAGTAGATATTCTTTCACAATTATAA
- a CDS encoding protein-disulfide reductase DsbD family protein, with protein MRSNTILKFFTLTFLFLFIGISAQIKNPVKFKFTVNELGNNQYEAVLNATLESGWHIYSRDIPEDTGIPTEYIVSGKNIELIGKFQEVGKKHEEFSEAFGGTIIYYSNSAGFKQKFKLKDPTKVGDVVAEITYQTCDDRVCLAPNTLEFNKKITPTGATEETLADDKTEATKDSAKVVETLTGNPVKGDSTIVEASKLDPKQLKVASIDISKPLTDCGTGSSKIAENYWTYLLLGFIGGLIALLTPCVFPMIPLTVSFFTKGNKNPAKGKRDALVYGFFILVIFVSLSIPFHLIDGIAGNVFNEISTNVWLNIVFFIIFIFFAGSFFGYYDITLPSSIANKSSKAEETGGIIGIFFMALTLVIVSFSCTGPILGGLLGSAITGSANVPMLLTFALAGFGSAWAIVFGLLALFPQALQSLPKSGGWMNTVKVVLGFVELALALKFLSKADLVSKTFLIKRELFIAIWIVIAIGLVIYLFGLIRFPHDDKKPKISITRKIIGVLGIGFVVYLIQGLVPAERPKLSLLSGILPPLNVSYFHNEKDGILGMHPEHDFFNAIELAKKENKPILIDFTGYGCENCRKMEEFVWSEPDILPILQNDVVLASLYVDDKEELPEDQKTKIDLGDGQVKKVKTIGDRWSLFQTANFNNNSQPHYVLLTPDGKVINTPVSGYMEKEKFKKFLECGVNYFKNNK; from the coding sequence ATGCGATCTAATACAATTCTGAAATTCTTTACATTGACATTTCTTTTCCTTTTTATAGGAATTTCGGCACAAATAAAAAATCCAGTAAAATTCAAATTCACCGTCAACGAATTGGGTAACAACCAATACGAAGCCGTTTTGAATGCAACGCTTGAAAGCGGATGGCACATTTACTCTAGAGATATCCCAGAAGATACAGGGATTCCTACAGAATATATAGTTTCTGGTAAAAATATAGAACTGATTGGTAAATTTCAGGAAGTTGGGAAAAAGCATGAAGAATTTTCGGAAGCTTTTGGTGGAACGATTATCTACTATTCAAATTCTGCAGGTTTTAAGCAAAAATTTAAACTAAAAGACCCCACAAAAGTAGGAGACGTAGTTGCTGAAATCACGTATCAGACTTGTGATGACAGAGTTTGTTTGGCTCCGAATACTTTAGAATTCAATAAAAAAATAACTCCAACAGGAGCGACAGAAGAAACTCTAGCTGATGATAAAACTGAGGCAACTAAAGATTCTGCCAAAGTTGTAGAAACTCTTACCGGAAATCCTGTAAAAGGAGATTCTACCATCGTTGAGGCTTCAAAATTAGACCCTAAACAATTAAAAGTAGCGTCAATTGACATCTCAAAACCATTAACAGATTGCGGAACTGGCTCTTCAAAAATAGCTGAAAATTACTGGACGTATCTTTTACTAGGCTTCATCGGCGGTTTAATTGCTTTGTTGACGCCATGCGTCTTTCCGATGATTCCGCTTACCGTTTCTTTCTTTACAAAAGGAAATAAAAATCCGGCAAAAGGTAAAAGAGATGCTTTGGTTTACGGGTTTTTCATTCTTGTGATTTTTGTTTCACTAAGTATTCCATTCCATTTAATTGATGGAATTGCAGGAAATGTCTTCAACGAAATTTCGACCAATGTTTGGTTAAATATTGTATTCTTTATCATCTTTATTTTCTTCGCAGGAAGTTTCTTCGGATATTATGACATTACATTACCAAGCTCTATCGCCAACAAATCTTCAAAAGCAGAAGAAACTGGCGGTATCATTGGTATATTCTTTATGGCTTTAACTTTAGTTATCGTCTCTTTCTCTTGTACAGGACCTATTTTAGGAGGTTTATTGGGAAGCGCCATTACAGGTTCGGCAAACGTTCCTATGCTACTTACTTTTGCTTTAGCAGGTTTCGGATCGGCTTGGGCAATTGTTTTCGGATTGCTGGCACTTTTCCCACAAGCTTTACAAAGTCTTCCAAAATCTGGAGGATGGATGAATACCGTGAAAGTTGTTTTAGGTTTTGTAGAATTGGCTTTAGCTTTAAAATTCTTATCAAAAGCAGATTTAGTATCTAAAACATTCTTAATTAAAAGAGAACTTTTCATCGCAATCTGGATTGTGATTGCCATCGGATTGGTTATTTATTTATTCGGATTAATAAGATTCCCTCACGATGACAAAAAGCCGAAAATCTCTATAACAAGAAAAATTATTGGAGTTTTAGGAATTGGTTTTGTAGTATATTTAATTCAAGGATTAGTTCCTGCAGAAAGACCAAAACTATCATTATTAAGCGGAATTTTGCCTCCATTGAATGTTAGCTATTTCCACAATGAAAAAGACGGAATTTTGGGAATGCACCCGGAACATGATTTCTTTAACGCTATAGAATTGGCAAAAAAAGAAAACAAACCAATCCTTATTGACTTCACTGGTTACGGTTGTGAAAACTGTAGAAAAATGGAGGAATTCGTTTGGAGCGAACCAGACATTTTACCAATTCTTCAGAACGATGTTGTTCTTGCTTCTCTTTATGTAGACGACAAAGAAGAACTTCCTGAAGACCAAAAAACCAAAATTGATTTGGGAGACGGGCAGGTGAAAAAAGTAAAAACAATTGGCGACAGATGGAGTTTGTTCCAGACCGCTAATTTTAATAATAATTCTCAACCACACTACGTTCTTTTGACTCCGGATGGAAAAGTAATCAATACTCCCGTTTCTGGTTACATGGAAAAAGAGAAGTTTAAAAAATTCTTAGAATGCGGTGTTAATTATTTTAAGAATAATAAATAA
- a CDS encoding ExbD/TolR family protein has translation MAEVITQEKSKGKQNKKLIKIDMTPMVDLNFLLLMFFMFTSSFSKPNVMDLGLPAKNDDPYPTNYNIDEKNQITFIIGENNRIFYHQSNENDLTEAGLKETDYSGVNVSKIISKAYENAPKKEIFTIIVKPTDDANYKNFVDMMDNISISKKERYGISDIKPWEKKVYENVIK, from the coding sequence ATGGCTGAAGTTATTACCCAAGAAAAATCTAAAGGCAAACAAAACAAGAAACTCATTAAAATCGATATGACACCGATGGTCGATTTAAATTTTTTACTCTTAATGTTTTTTATGTTTACATCAAGTTTTTCAAAACCCAACGTGATGGATTTAGGCTTGCCTGCAAAAAATGATGATCCATATCCTACAAATTACAATATTGATGAGAAAAATCAAATCACCTTTATCATCGGAGAAAATAACCGTATTTTTTATCATCAAAGCAATGAAAATGACCTTACAGAAGCTGGTTTAAAAGAAACAGACTATAGCGGAGTAAACGTTTCTAAAATTATTTCTAAAGCCTATGAGAACGCTCCGAAAAAAGAAATTTTCACCATTATTGTAAAACCTACAGATGATGCTAATTATAAAAATTTCGTTGATATGATGGATAATATTTCGATTTCTAAAAAAGAACGTTACGGAATAAGTGACATCAAACCTTGGGAAAAGAAAGTTTATGAAAACGTAATAAAATAA
- a CDS encoding OmpA family protein, which produces MKIFKVLLASVVVLGMTSCVSKKQYDALSGNYKQCIENIGERQREIQDLKGQNSTLAAENNLLKSQHDALKSSLDACLSNTGKSSSNIDKLVGEINASNSYIKQLISANAKNDSLNLALSNKLKRSLDNMADQDVQVKVLKGVVMISLSDKLLYKTGDFNVLPAAQEVIGKVAKVINDYDKYSVLIEGNTDNAPLNSANVPRDNWDLSALRGTAIAKVLQSQFGVDPARITAGGRSEYNPKATNMSVSGRAENRRTEIIIMPKLDEFMKLMDIAPKK; this is translated from the coding sequence ATGAAGATTTTTAAAGTTTTATTAGCTTCAGTAGTGGTGTTGGGAATGACATCTTGCGTTAGTAAGAAGCAGTATGATGCCCTAAGTGGCAACTACAAACAGTGTATTGAAAATATTGGAGAGAGACAACGTGAAATTCAGGATTTGAAAGGTCAGAATTCTACATTGGCGGCGGAAAATAACTTATTAAAAAGTCAGCACGATGCTTTGAAATCATCTTTGGATGCTTGTCTTTCAAATACAGGAAAGAGCTCATCGAATATTGATAAATTGGTTGGTGAGATTAATGCATCAAACTCGTATATCAAACAGCTTATTTCTGCAAATGCGAAAAATGACAGCTTAAATTTAGCGTTATCAAACAAGCTAAAAAGATCTTTGGATAATATGGCTGATCAGGATGTTCAGGTAAAAGTTCTTAAAGGTGTTGTAATGATTTCATTATCAGATAAATTGTTGTACAAAACTGGTGACTTCAATGTTTTACCTGCAGCTCAGGAAGTTATAGGAAAAGTAGCAAAAGTGATCAACGATTATGATAAATATTCTGTATTGATTGAAGGAAATACAGATAACGCACCATTAAACTCTGCAAACGTGCCAAGAGACAACTGGGATCTTTCTGCATTGAGAGGTACAGCAATTGCTAAAGTATTGCAAAGTCAGTTTGGAGTAGATCCTGCAAGAATTACAGCGGGTGGTCGTTCAGAATACAATCCTAAAGCAACAAACATGAGTGTTTCTGGAAGAGCTGAGAACAGAAGAACAGAAATTATCATCATGCCTAAGCTAGATGAGTTTATGAAATTGATGGATATTGCTCCTAAGAAGTAA
- a CDS encoding patatin-like phospholipase family protein, giving the protein MNLFSFKKKKPIIGLTLSGGGMRGIAHIAVLKALEEYNLKPDIISGTSAGSIVGAFYSFGKTPDEMMEIVRQTTFFSRSYLKLSKNGIFSSKFILKLFNDHFPEDDFKILKIPMYVAATEMTHGIVDFFSEGELFGPLLASSSVPFVLPPVKIGEKIYVDGGVLDNLPIEPIIDKCDFLIASHVNSISYDGLENMSLMKEFDRILHLAIAKSVYSKVSHCDIFLDPPKMTKFSLFNKKFLDVMFQEVYEYTCNELEERGYKKL; this is encoded by the coding sequence ATGAATTTATTTTCTTTCAAAAAAAAGAAACCCATTATAGGACTTACACTTTCCGGCGGCGGAATGCGGGGAATTGCCCACATTGCTGTTCTAAAAGCACTGGAAGAATACAACCTTAAACCGGATATTATTTCGGGAACAAGCGCGGGCTCTATTGTTGGCGCATTTTACTCATTCGGAAAAACACCTGACGAAATGATGGAGATTGTAAGACAAACCACATTTTTTTCACGTTCATATCTTAAGCTTTCCAAAAACGGAATTTTTAGTTCAAAATTTATTCTTAAACTTTTTAATGACCATTTTCCTGAAGATGATTTTAAGATTTTAAAAATTCCGATGTATGTTGCGGCTACAGAAATGACTCACGGCATTGTAGATTTTTTCTCTGAAGGTGAGCTTTTTGGGCCTCTCTTGGCTTCATCAAGCGTACCTTTTGTTTTACCTCCTGTAAAGATTGGTGAGAAAATTTATGTAGATGGCGGAGTTTTAGATAATCTTCCGATAGAACCGATTATTGACAAATGCGATTTTCTGATTGCTTCACATGTCAATTCCATCAGCTATGACGGGCTTGAAAACATGAGTCTCATGAAAGAATTTGACCGTATTTTACATTTAGCCATCGCCAAATCTGTTTACTCGAAAGTAAGCCATTGTGATATATTTTTAGACCCACCCAAGATGACCAAATTCAGTCTTTTCAATAAAAAGTTTCTGGATGTGATGTTTCAGGAAGTGTACGAATATACCTGTAACGAACTTGAGGAAAGAGGTTATAAGAAATTATAA
- a CDS encoding RNA polymerase sigma factor — MDRRTANSLAIEDFIADSNAAFGILYQQYFVFTKRFILNNKGGLEDAEDVFQDSLLILYEKLNADHFEVYTCLGNYIVGISKNLWLKKLKNRSFYIEFPDTYFIEHQQEINSAIENEKYYWEKLTGYLQSISVHCQNLIHDIFIRNKSIEEIQDKYQYSSKHNAQNQKYKCVEQIRKIKNESFQPENQ, encoded by the coding sequence ATGGATAGAAGAACTGCCAATTCTTTAGCCATCGAAGATTTTATAGCAGATAGCAACGCAGCCTTTGGTATTTTATACCAACAGTATTTTGTCTTTACCAAAAGATTCATCCTCAATAACAAAGGAGGTTTGGAAGACGCAGAAGATGTTTTCCAGGATTCTTTGTTGATTCTTTATGAGAAACTAAATGCCGATCATTTTGAAGTCTACACCTGTCTTGGCAATTATATTGTGGGGATTTCTAAAAATCTGTGGTTGAAAAAACTAAAAAACAGAAGTTTTTATATTGAATTTCCTGACACTTATTTTATAGAACATCAACAGGAAATAAATTCGGCGATAGAAAACGAAAAATATTACTGGGAAAAACTTACCGGCTACCTACAATCTATATCTGTTCATTGCCAAAATCTGATTCATGATATTTTCATCCGAAATAAAAGCATTGAGGAGATTCAAGATAAATATCAATATTCTAGCAAGCATAATGCGCAAAACCAAAAGTACAAATGCGTAGAACAGATTCGAAAAATAAAAAACGAAAGTTTTCAACCTGAAAATCAATAA